The genomic stretch gaatctatCTATATATTTGTGGCTTGAGATTGTGGCAAAGGCTGTCGTGAGCGAATGCTTTGCTTCTTCTAAGGTTTTGGTTGTTGGGCAAGCGAATCGACGGGTGAGGAGGAGGGTTGCACTCGCAAGGGGAGCAGCCCAAGTGGGGCCCATGCAATTAGGGTTCATAGGCCATGGATggatcctttttctttttttacaaaaaaaaaaaaaaaaaaaccttgttTTTGATGTCTCACAACTACTAttttgcatatttatttatttatttatttttgaaaaaaaaatgttaaaatctTGGAAtatttaattgttatttttaaaatcttgcaTATTTCCTTTTTAGCACAGacaatttcaatattattttaaaaagaaatgaATGCGGTAGTTTTAGAGAAAAAGTGATAATATTCATCCTCAAGTGGTCcagtataaaaagataaataACAGAGGATATTTTTATCCTAGTAAAGTAATCTTTTATACGGACTCTTAACAAGATATTTTATATTAGTTAAGAAAATTATATAGTTACAAATTATATCAATGCTGAGGGTAATGAATGCGACAGTATGGATACGAGGGCCTTTCTTAAAATTTAGTACTAGAAAATAACTCGACCAACAGATTTTTATTGCTCAAGTACTTgaacaagataaaaaaaaatagttcccAAGTATTAAATTAGTAGACATCTTTTGTAAAGAAACAGCAGGGCCTCtcattagaaaatgaaaaggagcaggagttttttaaatatatatttcgcttttttttaaaaaaaaaaatgagtttaATCCTCTACCACGAAGAAGAGGATGAGGCTTAAAGAACAATACACAACACAATGAACAGCTTAAAGATGTTACAATAAGGTTCCAAGAAATGTTCAACCTTTGAGTCATCCCTTTAAGAAAGAACaaaactttaaagtttttatCCCTAAATGAGTTTAACTGATTTTTTCTATCCATTTTGTCCTGTGAAAAAGCCAAATTTAAATCACTTAATCTGTTTGTTCATAAGGGAGTAAGCCAATTAAGAGAGTGAAAGATAATTTCCTTGATTCCTTCCAATCGAGAGTTTCCGAATACTAGTATTAGGTGTGGATCATCGAAGTCATTATTACACAGAAAGATTTCGAGGATGGTCTTCTATTCACTTGCTTAGGCAAGAAGTTGTCATCTTTATTCATTTAGGAACGTGATATTTGAGGAACTCTCCCCTTTTCTTAGTAGTAAAGCAAAATTCATCATCATCATAGCTCATAGGAGTAATCCACTACTTAGACAACTTTAAGAGGTGTAGAGCATGATTAGTGTACAAAGAACAAGTCACTTAGGCACAGAAAAATGAGTCTTGGTACATGACAACTTATGGTATAATAGACTGGTCTAGTTTAGTGTCATGTTGATCCAATCAAATGTTAAAGGCCTGGCAGGAAGTCGATTCAACTCCAAATGTCAAGCCCTTTAGGTAGGAGGTCTCTTAATATTCAAGCATGTTTAGTAGGTCTTAatatataaaagaagaaataaaatcaTCTCATGCATGATTATATCAGCAGTGTGAGGTATGTTTTGACGACGATACAACATGATTGCTTCCTAGTCATCGATAGAGGCTAGTGTTCCCAATCAATGTTTGATGTCCAAGGTGTTAGAAACTTATAGTTGTAAAGTAACAaacttatttataaatatttttaagataatatataaaaaatataatgataaacataataatatattatgataaatgatcctgtctgaaatcgggAAAGATAGTGTGCTAGATAGGTGACTTCATCCAATGGTGTAGCCAGAGTCTTCAAATGCCCTGGGCTAAATTACGACAATAAAAAAACATACATGTATACTAAACATTTAACAAACATATAACATTTCTATCCCAATATCCTTTTACATAGTTCAAATTTCATACAAAATACTTCATCTACTTAAGCTATGCTCGACGAGATTTTAGAGTATACAACTCATCTATTACTGATTCCAAGTCTATTTTCTCATACAATTGTCGTTCTATGTAGAGAATCATGCAATCAGAAAGTAAATCATCATCCATCTTGTTGTGACGTGCCGTTTTGAGAAATTTCATGGATGAAAAGGCTCTCTCTGTAGTTGCAGTTGATACAGGAAGAATCAAGACAAGACGAATCAATCTCTGAATCATAACATAACTCTCAGCCTTTTTAGTTACAATCATTTCTCTATATAAAGCGGAAAGAGTAGAAATTTGTTGAAACTCATGATCACAAACTATGTCAAGTTGATAGTGTTCCAATTCAACTCTCAAAGCATGAATTTCTTGTTGAGTAAAATTAGCCGGATAAAATTTTGATGCAAGCTTGCAAATATCGCCCATATTAAATCTTTTAAATGAATCAGTAGGATCCAAAGCTGAACAAAGAGCAAGAAGTTCCATTGTTGCCTCACTGAATCTACAATTTAGTTCCATCACTTGAAAATTTATTGCAACATTAAAAATATCATAGTGATAATGATGCTCAACTGTAACATGATCCCGTTGTTGACAATAACGATTAACTTTATAACCACAGCTCATATCAGACATCTCAATATTATGTCATTCACAAAAAACCTTTACTTTCACAAAAAATTCATCCCAACCATCTTCTCTAAATTTTAGAAGGATAACTTTTGTGGTTGAGACAAATTTTAAAGCATTCACAATGTCTTGTGATTTATTTTGTAGAGCTTGACAAAGAATGTCAGTGGTTTCTAAGATCTTTTCCATCAAaaacaacacaaatacaaattcaaaactcATAATCATGTTGCATAAACCACAAGCTTCCCCACGTATTATACCATTTGGCCCATTTTCACTGAGATTTCCAAGGATCTTACAAGTTGCTGCATGCATGTCTATCAAGTTCCTAACAGAATCATAATGAGAGCTCCAACGAGTAGCACCAGGTCTATGCAATGTACCAATTTGATTAGCTCCTGTACCAAATTCACACTCACCAATAGCTAGCATATATGCAATCTCTTCTTGTTGAGCAGATTGTAAATCACTAAGACGTTTACGAGACGAGGTGATGAAGTTTACAATGGAAGTCAAATAAGAAAAGAATTGCCAAATAGAAGGCACATCCTTAGCAGCTACAACCAATGTTAACTGTAAACGATGAGCAAAACAATGTACATAATAGGCATATGAACAGTCTCTAAGAAATAATGCTTGAAGCCCATTCCATTCACCACGCATATTACTTGCACCATCATACCCTTGTCCTCTCATGTTGTGGATTTGAATATTGTGTTGAACAAAGATGTCAGAAATTGATTTCTTAAGGTTTGTTGATGTTGTGTCCTCAACACTCAAAATCTCAAAGAAACGTTCCACCAAAAATCCAGAATTATTAACAAATCTGAAAATAAGGGACATTTGCTCTTTTTTAGATTCATCTTGAGcttcatcaacaagaatacaaaacTTGGCATCTCCCAATTCATCTCGAATCATTATTCTCACTTTATGAGCAAGAATATGTAATATTTCCTTTTGAATTTGCGGAGAAGTGTATTTAGCATTTTGCGGGGCATTATGTAACACAACTTTTGCAATTTCATCATTTAAATGTGCTTGAAATTTCAACAATTCAATAAAATTTCCACGATTTAAGGAACTCTCTGATTCATCATGACCTCTAAAAGAACATCCTTGAGTTGCAAGCCATAATAAACCTTCAATTGTTGATTTTAGGTGCAACCTATTCTTTATAATTTCTTCTGTAGATTGAGCATTCAAcactttgtcaatattttgttttGGTTTCATCAAATCCTGAACACATTTCACACATCTATTATGTGATGAAGACAATGAACCAATATGAATAAGAAATGCACATTTTTCTCCATTATTAACTCTCTTCCAACTGTTAAACCCTTCAGAAACAAGCGTAGAATGAGCCATTGGATTACTTATATTCTCAAAAAGAAAGCATGGAAAACAATATGTTTTGTCCTTTGAAGGTGAATATTCTAGCCAAGGAAAttgtttgaaccaaacatattgaaatcgaCGGTTTTGCTTTCCAATTTTTGTTCTTGGATACTCAATAAGTTTGGGTTGATAAGGACCTGCTTTGATATATGCTCTTCTAATCTCATCCCGCTCATTAATAGAGTATTCACAAATCAATTTTCGTAATCCTAGATCTCGTTCAATAGAAGAAATATcaaattcttcttctctttgttctATTGTCCTAGATACAAAATGAGATTGTAAATCGGAAGTAGAGGATCCAACTGTTGGTCTAAGAGGTATATCACATTGCAATTGATTATCAGATTCAGACTGATCATCTCTTTTCCTAAAAAATGACAGTAATATTTTTGGCTTTTTATTTGAAGGTTGTTGGTGTTCCATTTATAACCTAAGGAAAAAAATAActacaaattaattatttataactTAAGAACAAAAAACAACTACCAATCAATTATAACAAACTCAATCATATTATTCATTTTATGATAAACTCAAACACaataataaatcaatttataatATCACAACATTCCCTAGTATTAGAATCATAATTTtcagataatttaaaattttaaataattttaaataaaatcacaACTACAAATCTAAAATTACCTGTGAGGTTGTGATTTGTCACTTTAAGATAAAGAGAAGTCCACTGCCTACCCGTAAAATCCAGTGCTATGCTAAAACTTGAAATGcctgaaatcaaaaataaaaataaaggacTTAAAAAGGGAACAAATGTGGGAATTTAGAAGTAAACTTAGGACCTTCCACTTTTTTTCCAACCACAACAATCACAAATAATAATGAGTATCACATTTAGATTGACAGAATGTttaaatttttcagaaatttaacCTAGGTTGGAAAAAACTTtcctaaaaaaaaattagggCAAATTAAAGCGACTATGATTCTATGAAGAACAATCTCTACTGTTATTTTGGTAAATCCATCATACATTCATACACGGGGATCCCCAGATCGTCAAGACTAAACTCACACAAAACGTTCTAAGAGCCACGGAATTCCCATAAGGGTGAAGCAACAAGCAAGGAAGATGAAGGAACCAAAGAATTcacaaatcattaaaaaaaaaaaaagtggaaatTACTGTTCTATAACAGGAGAGCATTGGAGATCTGGAGAGGTTGGATTTTGAGTCTTTGATGAAGGacgaagaagacgaagaagatgTAGATGGAGATTAGTAGATTACCACTTAGCAGTGCTTGAAAAGgtattgcaagaggaagaggcTGAGCGAGGAGAATCGGCGGCTGAAGATTTGCAAGAGGCTGAGCGAGAAGAACCGACGGCTGAAGAAGGAGATGATGTGCTGACTGTTGAAGATTGAAGAAGGACTGAAAGTGGCGACGATCACTGCCTCGATGTGTCCGTCGTGCTAGAGGAGGAAGGCGGCGAAAAAATCTCTAGGTTACCATTGGGCTCGATGTGTTCACTGCACTGGGCGGTGAAAAAAAAACTAGGAATTAGGGAGTTAGGGTGTTAAAAATTGCTGGGCTGCACTGGGCTGGCTGAAGCCCAGTGCAGCCCAGTACTGGCTACGCCCTTGGCTTCATCGTTGACTGTGAGAAAACTTTTGAGCTGGAAGCAGAGGGCACAGAGCGATCCTAGCTAGGTatcaaaaaaaggaaaataaagagaAGAAAATGTTAGCAATCGTGTCAGGGAGTAGTCCACGACGCAggcactctgacgctcaagttaaacATGTGGCTGAGAGGAAAAAGAATGCAATAAACAGGAACAGTGAACTCTAAGTGTGTAAGGTTGTATAGAGTACCTGCACCTTTAGGAGAAGACCTCTTATATAGTGTCAATTTTCCTTTGTGCACGAATATCAATACATTTTCAAAAAATGATCGGCAATTCTGATACTCTGACACCTTTCTAAAAATAGACCCACTACCACTGTGCTTTACAGCTTAGAAGCTTCCATTGTAAAGACTGCATAGGGAATATTCCCTCGATTCTCCAACAACCGTTACACAAAATATCAAAAAGGAATATTAGGTCGTTGGGTTGGTGAGCCATTAATATGTTCTAATGGTAAGACGACCAAGTCGCCTCTAACGTCCGATTGGACCTCATTGCATACAGGGTCAAGTTGGCTAAAGAATGATGACCCTCTCAAGGACTCAGTCTTCGCTCGGCCTCTCTGCTCGGCCAAAGAGCTCGACCAGGCCATGTCCGTAGCATGTCCGATCAGACTGTAGATCTGATCGGCCAAACTACTCGGTCGAGACAGGTGCCCGTGTGAGCCCCAAGTGACCCAAAGTACTCAGCTCTGAATGACACTAAAATAACTCAAGGTTTCATCGACCCAAAGAGACTCAGGATCCGATCGGACCAGAGGTCTGATTGGCTAGGTCACTCGGCCGAAACATGTGACCGTGCTAGCCCCAAGTGTTGACCCCTCCTTAACTTTGACTATCATGTCATCCAACTTTCTTGACTTTATCCCTAACTTCGGAGGTCCCGCCTTATTCACTATATCACAAgtctccctttcaagtctagtcgaaagaagcTGTatgtctgactgactagacactTGTGTTTCTTGTGTTTCCCGTTCTCTAGTCAGACACTCGATCCTTATTCTATCGATTGGCTCGAGCTAATGTCACACTAGTACCTTGAAAATATGGCACGTCACTCACTATTAATACTTAATATGATGAGTACGCCTTTTTATCATAAGCCTACTTAACGCCTCTCATCCCTAATAAATGTGCCCTGTATCTTTCTGATACGTGGCACACCCCTATGAAAAGAATAACTGAAATGATAGACTACTGTTCAGATGTGATGTAACATCTGACGGTTCAAATTCAATGATCCTGATTAATCCTCTCTCCTTCGGTCCTATGATCAGACGACTATAGGAGGTCACCATTAGGATTTTTAAGGTTTGTAGCCTTTGATACAACCCTTATCGTTTTTACATTCTTGTCTTCGTCTTCTTCCTCACTGTTCTTCATTGTCGTCGGTGATTGTTCTCATTCCATCTTTCCATCGTAAGTTCATTTTCCTCCCTTCCTCTATtcacttttcctcttcctcatgATCGTTGCTCCTCCCACTGTCATCCACAACCTCTGGTACACCTCCACCGCCTCTGACTTCAATAGAGGAGAAGTGGACCAGATGTGTCTCACTTACAATTCCCCCCACATGATCATCACATTATCATTTCGACTGGTTACAATCGTCCGAACCTCCCCCCTCAGCTACCTAACTTTTTTCATGGATTAATTTTTGTCTGGCCTGTATTTTCCTTACATCCTTTTTTCACCGAGATTTGCAACTACTTCTACATTCCCCTCCAACAGCTAGCCCCCAATTTCATTAGGCTGCTGTGTGGCATCATCATCCTATTTCACTTGTACTGAGCCCCCTATACCTCgaatcttccattatttttattatccaaaaAAATCTGAGCTGAGTGCCTTTATCTTCCAAGCTCGAGTGggatatattttttttgataagaTGTCCTCTTCCAATAAAGGTTGGAAGtcttattatttttatctccAAACGGTCCCTCCAGTAACCTTTCCGACCGACAGGCAAATGGAATTACTCCTGGTTCCTGAGATAGGTGTATTCCGATGGGAGCTGGTCTACCTTGCTACATTCAATCAACTATTCAGTCTAAAGTTCAACATTCACAAGCTACTTGTGGAGTGTATTATGTATATCGTTGGACTTAACCTATTCGAGTATGATTGCTCGACGGATTTAGTGAGAAATTTGATTTCCCTTTACTATTGTATCTAAttgatttcattttctattttatagCCAAAACTATGTGGAAAGCTTGCCTTGGAGATTCCACCAAATTAGATGATGAGGAAATGGACGCACGTGATGAGGCTGAGTTAATTAGAAAGTTGGCTCAACCAAGGAGCCGATCGGCGAAGAAGGCACTTGCCAAGTCGCGGAGAGTGATGTGGTAGCAAACACTGAGGAAATGTCATCTCCCCAACCTTCTTTGTTGTCCATGGAGGTTCCATCTGAGTCCACCTCCGGAGAACCCTTGCTCCAACGTCAACGGCACAAGAGATGCCTCTTGGCTACACCTAGAGAACAAATTTCCACTAGAACAGCAGCACCGCGCCCACTGTCTAAGCCGGGAGAGAGCTCCTCATCGATTCCTCCTGAATTTAGAGCCAATCATCCAACTCCCGCTTCGTTCGAGCGGTCACCACCAACCCCTGTATTGCCAACCAGAGCGATAGTTGCGCAACCAGTCTCCTTTTTATCACCTTCACCACCCAGCAAGCCCAAGAGAGTTAGCGCCACACTTAGGCTACCTTCTCAATGAGTGGCTCTACACCAACCTAGCCGAGTCACTCGTCCCCCAGCATCTAATAAAAATACAAAGCCCGCTAGATCAAACTTAGGCCGATTCTTAGGCATTTATGGTCGAGTACTCCCCAAAGGAGTTGGTCGGCCGCTTTCCCCAAGACGTCACAAGGGTAAACTCTTCCCACTATCATACACTCATTTCTATATTGTAAGTTGCACTAATCATTTATGGCTTCATCGGTTCTGTGCGAATAGTTTATCACTTTGCCAAAAGGTGGTAGAGTTGAATTACAACTACCAGATTCTGAAGGGCTCAGTAGGAGGAGTGGGAACCTCTCAAAACTCTACCAAGCACCACCAAGTTGAAATGACACAATTGAAGAGCGAACTTGAGAGACAATATGAGCTGCTACTAAGAGTCGAACTGGCTCTTTCATAAGAACAAGATAAAGGACATGACTAGGAGGTCTAGATCGAGAGGCTCCAGAAGCAACTACAAACTTCGGAGTCCCACCTCTGATCAGAAAACACATAGAAACTCTGAGCCATGGATGACTTAGACATGAAAAACACTGAAGCCCGAGCCTTTGCCAAAGAGCTAAAAGAAATAGATGTCACTCTTACCTTTGAGCTGGTCAGCAAAACAGCCGAACTGATGGTCAAGGACCTTCATCTTGAAGAGAAGCAATAGGCCCTAGACTCCAAGGATATCGAACTGTAGACCTTAAAGGCCGAGTTGGAGAGTTACAAAGTTGGGGAGCCTAATCAGTTAAAGGTCTTCCAAGTGGAATATCTACCCTCTCGGTACTTCAATATGATGCTCGCCCGTTGAACCTCCAAGATATTTGGCTATGGCGTAGAAGGAGTCATAATGCAACTTAGGGAAGTAGTTCACCTGACTACAAATATCCCTAAGAATTTCACTTGGCGCCAGAAAATTTTGGAGATTATTCAAGAGGACGCTTTCCTAGACTTTGTTTGGtgtgtttaaagaaaatttttccTTCGAGGTTTCATCCTCTTGGTCctgtaaagaaaactaaaaaacttgtgctatttttatgtatatattttttcacCGCTCCCTTGCCTTTGATGTTTTTTCCTTAACATGTCTTTTTTTCTTGGCATGGTATCAATTTATTTGCTCGTCTTCGTGTAAGTAGTACTTGAACAGCGAACAACTCATGTAAGTAGCACTTCAACCGTTTGAACAACTTTGAACACATGACAAGAAAGTCGAGGACTCTGGGAAATTCACTTATAATTCAGCGATAATGCCCAAGAGTCTGAAATTGAACCTCTGATTGGGTGGCCGATCAGAGGGAATGGGGAAACCCTCTTATAACTCTGTGCTAAGGCTCGAGAGTTTGGAATTAAACCTCCGATCGGGTGGTTAACTGGAGGGCACAGCGaaacttgcttataactcggtgcTAAGGCTCAAGAGTATGAAATTGAACCTCCGGCTGAGTGGCAGGCCGGAGGATACGGGGAAACCCGCTTATAACTTGGCGCTAAGGCTTGAGAGTCTGTAATTGAACCTCTAACCAGGTAGCCGGTCAGAGAGCACAAGAAAATTTGCTTATAGCTCAGCGCTAAGGTGTAAGTACTATATagtagttttggtgtgatcaaccaagttaagttatgtcccgTTGTATTtaagccttgtgtctaagtgtgcaagagtttaggaacacaagaagtcaagcagaagacgtagctagtgagaatgaTAATATGTGAAAGGAGCTGACGAGCTCAGTACATCTGCGGGACGagatgttgtggaagagtacactggtggatgagaaagACATGTGCGatgttcgagagacgagaagctaggaaagaagtctgctcgaggagaaggtcggagttgagttcaggtgagctcaactccggttgaCCGAAGCATCATCCACGCAAAGAAAGATCAGCTAAGGAGCTGATGTGCCTCAGGGAAGATGCCTTCAATGGCTTGAAAGGTGTCTTCCAAGAACAATGTCAAATGTGTCTTTCagcctgttgaaggtgccttccagtgaCTGTTAgccaaagataaagttttatcttcgtcGATAAAACTTCTCTGATTAAAGGTGCCTTGCACCCTATTGAACACGTCTTTTAGCTTCGGATAgagtttttcaggggctataaaaagacccttgaagatagaaaatagacaacaactactgtattcatttcctagtttaTTTATGAGCTTTTAAAGAGTATAAGAGACTTcttcgccttcaacgaaggagacttTATAGTGCTTTCATCTTTCtcggattaacaatcacctaggttgtaaccaagtaattcttccgcctattttattttattacttgttcaattaatttattatacttgtgctactaatctaagttgaaagaatgagaacgggactattttttatttcaagctattcaccccccccctcttaccggccatACTAGGATCAACAAGTGGGATCAGAGCTTAactacttcagaaggactaactgctgatcaaaacaaataagacgatggtcggaccaagcatctattcACCAGTGTTCAAGGAGAGTTCGCGTTTTTGAAGCGatgaatggagatattttttaaaatagattttaatattttataaataatgaaatatagttttgaagcaccaaagaacaCGAATGGAGAACTCAAAGAACACCTCTAGACCAAAAAGCAGCGCGATGAGTTTATGGCAAATGGTAAGATTGAATTTTACCTTATAAGCGTACTACCGGTTGAAGAACTTAACAGAATCAACATGTATACATCCACCAAAGCTCTTTGGGATAAGcttttggaactccatgaagaaccaaaagaagatGAATTCAACTCTTTTATGGATACCGACTCATCCTCAGAAGACTCCGAGATCAAAGAGATTACTGAAGCAACACTGATAGCTGAATACCGACCTAAAGACGATGAAGAAAGCTCATCAGAAATGAGCATTGACGAAGAGGTAACATCATTAGAAGAAAGCATTGACAAAGGAGGAGTGTCATCAgaagaaagcatcgatgaagaaggagaaatatagcatgaggtaagtgaggtacgtgctttATCTTCTGAACAATCATACCAGTTTATTAAAATGCTTATTAGAAATatggttaaattagaaaaagaaaatataaaattaaaattaacattagCAAATACATGCAGACGGAAAGattttgataatttgaaaattaaaactaaaaagttaaaaaaatgattataaaATTAAACAAGAATGATGTATACTCACATATTTAATATGTTAGAAATTATCAGggactaaattggtatttttGATATCATAAGgcccaaattaaaaaattattatgaaaaTATGTTCCTAACAAGTTTTCGATTAATtcagtaggtaggaacctatattaggttctaAAATTATGTTTAGATTAAATTTTCAtgcatgttttaatttttatttgtattaatattttcattgcatacttaaaattatttttttaataaattgtttagTAACCTTTCTATTCGAAATTAATTAGATCGTGATTTTTTCTGAGAAAAAGGATTTCATTACTTATCtgaatgaaaattttcaaaaaaatttaatagttgcattattttttaacaaaaatcatatttgtgttgcaaagttatttttgaaaattttatttttttgataaaacatCATGTTTTTTGTCAAAAGaaattttgtcaaaaaatttttatcattatttaatttttttatgaaattttttatcaaaatactaatttttaatattaaaaattctcaaatatttaatttttaaaaatttatttattctaTAGAATACTCGATATATTACATTctcaaaaaaatttcaagtttttTCGATcttagaaactatttttaaaCATTTTGTTAAGAAAATATATCTCTaaaaattttatcactattttGGATATACATGTTTAATCGttacaaaaaattttagaattttttaacaattaaatataattttaaaattatttattccaaaactagtttataaatctaaaaaatttagattttcgaAATATAAACTtcataaatttttctaaatattagTCATTGTTTTTGTATCCTTTtgaatttatttcaaatttattttcagagcatatccctatttttaatgtgatcaaaggggaaaaattatagattaagtttagggtgagttacatttttttttttttgcattgcataacatgtttattaattacaaattatttacCTGTCTGTTATTTTACTattaaaaagggaaagattgtaagtactccatagtagttttggtgtgatcaatgaAGTCAAGTTAAGTCCTATTATGTTTAAGcctcgtgtctaagtgtgcaagagcttaggaacacaagaagtcgagcggaagacgaagctagtgagaaggatgacacgggaaaggagCTGACAGGCTTggtgcatttgagggatgaggtgctacggaagactacactggcggatgagaaggatgtgcacgatgttcaaggaacgagaagccgagaaggaagattgctcgaggagaaggttggagttgggttcggatgaattCAACTCCGGTTGACTAGAGCATCACCCATGCGAAGAAATATCAGCTAAGGAGCTGATTTGCCTCAGGGAGGACGCCTTCAATGGCTTAGAAGACGTCTTCCATGAACAATGTTGAAAACTTCTTTTAGTGACCTTTAgacgaagataaagttttatctttggtGATAAAACTTCTCtaattgaaggtgccttgaaccctattgaaggcgccttctggattcgaatagaattttctaggagttataaaaagacccctaaaaCTATGACATAGACAACAACTATTTTATACATTTCCTAGTTTATTTCTAGCCTTTCAaaaagtgtaagagacttctctatCTTCAAAGAAGAACACTTTATAGTGCTTTCATCtacctcttttattttattagttgttcaattaagTTTTTATAATTGTGCTACCAATCTAAGCTGAAAGAAGAGAAGGGggctattttttattttaggctattccccccccccccccccccctctctagtcgaCCGCACC from Zingiber officinale cultivar Zhangliang chromosome 5B, Zo_v1.1, whole genome shotgun sequence encodes the following:
- the LOC121986807 gene encoding uncharacterized protein LOC121986807, with product MAHSTLVSEGFNSWKRVNNGEKCAFLIHIGSLSSSHNRCVKCVQDLMKPKQNIDKVLNAQSTEEIIKNRLHLKSTIEGLLWLATQGCSFRGHDESESSLNRGNFIELLKFQAHLNDEIAKVVLHNAPQNAKYTSPQIQKEILHILAHKVRIMIRDELGDAKFCILVDEAQDESKKEQMSLIFRFVNNSGFLVERFFEILSVEDTTSTNLKKSISDIFVQHNIQIHNMRGQGYDGASNMRGEWNGLQALFLRDCSYAYYVHCFAHRLQLTLVVAAKDVPSIWQFFSYLTSIVNFITSSRKRLSDLQSAQQEEIAYMLAIGECEFGTGANQIGTLHRPGATRWSSHYDSVRNLIDMHAATCKILGNLSENGPNVEHHYHYDIFNVAINFQVMELNCRFSEATMELLALCSALDPTDSFKRFNMGDICKLASKFYPANFTQQEIHALRVELEHYQLDIVCDHEFQQISTLSALYREMIVTKKAESYVMIQRLIRLVLILPVSTATTERAFSSMKFLKTARHNKMDDDLLSDCMILYIERQLYEKIDLESVIDELYTLKSRRA